GTGTTTCACCTCCTTTTTCCCTGTCATCTGTATATCTAGTATCAGATGACAGCACTGAGATCCACTAATCCTTTGCTAATGCCCTGCTCAAAACTAGGGCCAGCATGTGACATCGTGCTTTCCACCTCCCTCCTGCACCTCTTGCTTTCCCTGTCTTGCTTCCTCTTGGATGCAAGTACGTATATCTTTACTTGTCTCTCATGTATATATCTATACATTAACAGCAACacagagtttttttctttttacaggaATAAGCCATAACACTACCTTAAGTCATGTAAGATCATTTTCTGTATCTCTGAGAAAGCTATTTATAATGATCTTGACTGAGGAATGAAAGAAAGACTAAAACAGTTCAATAGAAATTATCTTCTTAATAGTAAAATCTGAATTATACATTATAGTACAATTTATTCAatgaattttattattctgtttaaaaaggCAGAGACTTTTATGTGTTTCATATTCTTACAAAGGTTTATTAGCTTGAATAAAAGGTTATTATGATTCAATTGaataactgaattttaaattattggtATTGCACTTCATATTATAACTGCTTTTCCAGATGCATTTGATTATGTCAAATTTGCCTTCTAATCTCCTGTCTGGAGATCATTTAGTTGAGTCATGCACTGTTTCTCACCCTCCATAGTGGTATCCTAATGAACACACACAGTCCAGTCTCACATCTTCCATGTAAATTACTGTGCATACCTCTTCTAGCTAGATCATATCAGAGGCTGTCTGGTGTCATATAATCCTGGATACTGATACATGGAAAATCTTTTCAGGTGACCAATGCCATAGGCATCTAATTTTCCTGCAAAGCACTATTGTGGGACTGCAGTGTTTACATGAAAGCCAGACTTAGAGATATGAAATGGACATTTAGAAAAGTTAATCTgtgcatttagaaaaataatctctgtcTAGTCGCCTCCAAGAATTCTTCATTTCTTGTAATTAACTGAATCACATATTAATTTATTAGATGCATTGCTCATTAAAAAACTTCAAACTTTGCTATAAATCTTATTGCACAGTGAAATAAATGCATGTAAAACTACACATAAAATATCCTTGGACTTGAAACATAAAAAGCCACAAAATAGTTGTGCttcagtgtttgtttatttgccttgtttgtttgcttaatgCTCAAGCAAATGTGCCCTTCAGAAACGTTTCTCATTTTCTAGAAACATAAGATTTATCCTTGACTGCACACTTGGAAACTGCGACTCCTGGGCATAACACTGAAAGTCTTGATTAAGATAacaaatgaaacacaaaacaatcccacataataaaatattaggGTAGGCAGCCCTGGAGTGGAATATTCTGTGAACACCAATTCTTCATTGCTACATGCAATATTCAATACCACACTAATAACATTAGTGTGGCCAAAGGTACTGTCTTTGCTTGCATATACCTATTAATTGTGTACTTGTCTGCTCTTATCAGgctgcttctgcctcttctgAAGAGTTTTTCCCTCAGCTTCCCTAGAAGCAGGATCAGCCTTCCATAGCCTTCCATAATTTCAAGCAAATTATGTTTTAAGGTAATAATTGATTCCTGAGAATTGATGTAGGATAGGAAGCACTCTAAAAGTGGCTTTGAATACTCTGAATTAGCTCAAGGATTACAGACTCATTCCTATTTTGCATTGCCATTACAAGCATTTATCTCAACTGATTTTAACAGAGTTGTTTCTATTTTACACTGGTGTgagggaatgaaaaaaacaaacaaacccacaggTTGCATAAATTTTTAACAGCTCTTTCAAACTGACTCTTTATTACCAGATAAAACTTTGATGAAGGACATTCACAAAAGATCAATATGAGAAGCCATCTAAGACCTGACTTTGGTGCTACTGGCTGATACTGAAAATCACAGAAGTAACTATGTGTTTCTGAAGCTCTTACTTTAGCTGATGATTGGTTTGATGCTGCTTTtactgaaagaaatatttcaccTTTAGGAGACATATGGTCTCCTGAGTAAAGTTACTCCACAGCTCCAATTGCAGGGATGCAGGAAAGGGAACAGAGTGCAGCTGTTCATCAAGTAATGAGCAACTTCATCTGACGGCCTTCCTTTGAAGGAATAAGGACCCACGTTCATTTCTGTGCTTGGAGTGGATGCTGCTCCCAGCTGATGTGATGCACCACTGTAGGCATCCTGAGTGGGCTGTATGCCTCAGGAGGGGAACTGGAGGCTTTAGAGAAGTCTGGAGTCTTCTGCCGAAGAACTGGGAAATTGCCTCAGCAACAGCAATCTTCACCTGTAATATATAGAGGCCAGCACACAGCCATGGAGTAAAAAACAAATGGTATTGAACTAGCAAGAAATATACTGTCTGTGGGCTAATATAGCTCAGGATATATTCACTGccaaaagtaaattaaaaattttccTTGAGGCTCACTTAGATAGCAGTGTTTGTTTATGTAGTGGTTTATCTGAAGAAGTGAGCAGGAGTTTAAGTGCAACTGCAATCACATATAGGAAAtctaatttatattaatattccTCCAACCTAATAGCTGGCAAATACAGATTTCTGCAGTTCTAGCAGCCttgatttgtttctttcaaatgaAGAGCAAACATCACAggtttgagttttgttttgttttcctgaaaaaaaaccaaacacaccaaCACTGAAGGCTGCAGAGGTGGATATTTTTAGAAAGCTTACTCTTCACACACTTAATCAAGACCATCATACTTTACTTGCTTTCCTCCAACCGTTACTAAAGCCATTCACAGTCTTCGAAATCTGAGCATTATGAAGTGGAAATGCCTGCGCAGGGAAGTGCTCCGATATGGCTGAGTCTTGATGACAGGCTAAATCCTAAGCTCAGCGGAAACTCAGCTGtgctcctttctctccctgagGTAGCTGAAGAGGACGTTCAGCCCCCCCTCAACAACCTCAGGCAGGGGCCGGGACAAGGGATTGTGAGCAACATGGAGGCCTTTGTCCATCGGGTTCCAGGCGATGCGGGGCAGCCGGCGCAGCAGGTAGAGGTCATCCGGGAGAGTCTGTATGGCGTTGTAATCAACATTTAGTAACTCCAGAGTGGTGAGGAAGCAGAGGGACCGTGGCAGGCTGCGTATCTTGTTATTCTCTACAATAAAGATTTGCAAACTGACCAGATACTGGACACTCTCTGCGATGCTTTCAAGCTTGTTGGATCCTAGGTGCAAGAAGTCCAAGCTCCTCAGTGCAAAAACACAGAGGGGAATTTGCACAAAACGGTTGTTACTGAGGTTCAGTTTCCTCAGATTCGTCAGGTCGGTGAAGCTCAGGGGCAATTGTGAGATGCAGTTGTGCGAGAGGCTCAAAACTTCCAGCTTCCTGCACAAGCTGAGCTCCGCTGGCACCTCTGTCAGGCAGTTCATATTGACAAACAAGACCTTCAGGTTTCTCAGCAGCCCAATCTCTTTAGGCAGACACTTGAGGCAGTTACCACCCAAGTTCAACACTACCAGCCTGTCCAGCTTCGCCAGTGAAGGAGGAATCATCACCAGCTGGTTGCGTGAAAGGTTCAGTTTCTGTACCTCACGCAGTCCCCACAAGAAGTCAGGCGTGCTGGTCATCCCTTTCATTATGAGGCTCAAACTGACATAATGCAATCCCCGTTTCAGCAGTGATTTGGGCTCTTTCCCTGAGAGAAGAGCATCTTCCCACGCAGGCAACTTTGaacttttcctcagaaaaaccATGCTTCTTCTTCTCTTGTTCTTTGAGTGGCCAGTTCCCATAACACCCTGGATCCCTCCTGAGAGACAAAGAGAGGTTTTCTTCCCTTGCAAGTGCTACACCAACATGCAAATGCCAATAGAAGATGACAGCTTGCAGGAGGCAGAAAAGTCAAAGCAAGGACACAAGGAGGAGCCTGTGAAGTGCATCTTAGTCCACTGATGCACTTTCCATAGCTACTGAGGGAAAGTTTCACTTTTGGGGGCTTATGTTGGTCTTGGTGCACAGTCTGTAATGAAATACTTGCTCCTGACTTGTGAGCAAACCTGTTCAATTCAAACTGAATGTCACGAGGCAGCTGTCACTGTCATTTGGTCCAGGCTTTATTGGACAGACATGTATCTTCACTTCAAAAAGGTCACAAGGATGCTGTATATAACTTCACCATGTCAGCTTTCTTGGCTATCTGGTACATACCATGACTGCAGGACAATTAACAAGagtgacttaaaaaaacaaacaagcaagctatacaagaaaacaagcaagcaaacgACCCATCATTTCAATTcagatttaaataatattttcacagTAACTTTTATTATGATGTTCCTGATTTCACTGAAATAGTTACCAATCCACTAGAAAACTTTGGATGCTGCAAAAGTACTGGTGAAGGCTTTTCATGTGagttctggttttctgtttaatatgaaaagaaaaaaggaaaggaaaggaaaggaaaggaaaggaaaggaaaggaaaggaaaggaaaggaaaggaaaggaaaggaaaggaaaggaaaggaaaggaaaggaaaggaaaggaaaggaaaggaaaggaaaggaaaggaaaggaaaagaaaagaaaagaaaagaaaagaaaagaaaagaaaagaaaagaaaagaaaagaaaagaaaagaaaagaaaagaaaagaaaagaaaagaaaagagtaaTACTTGTAGAAAGTATTATTTGTTTATCCCCCTTGCAGTGAGGACaggcttctttcttttcagaaagggTACCACCCTCACTAAGCAGTGACATTTTCCAGTAGTATCTGCACCCACTTGGATGATTGCTTGCTACCCACATAGCCAAGTATGAACAGCCACATTGCACAGGTCTGCCCAAATTACTCTGTCCTAAATATCCTGTGCTACTTTCACATGTATCAGTGAGGTTTTGGGGGGACTGGttcttttctgctgcagaaaatgcagcCACCTAATGCTCCATTCCCCATgaactttcctttctttctagGCTATTCTAGAGTACAGGGGGAGTAGCAGTCAAATAGCTTGAACTATAAATGACATTTAACTCCAGGACAGAAGGACTgatgggagaggaaggaagcagtGAGGTATAATAATACCCAACAACAGCTGAAGCTAGCTCTGCTGATGAAAGGAAATTGTATTGCTACAGGAATATGTAGTGAGTTTACAGTTAAAGAGACCCTAAAAAGGATATACAAAAAGTTCAGGCACCATTTAAACTAGGTGAAAATGGCAGCACATAGTACAAGACTTTCAGAGGTTTCCCTCTCTAGTGGATCTGTGATGATGAAGATGATTTGCTACTGCCTGAGAGATTTGGTGATGGATGTACTCTCCTCACCATTAATTTCAGAGATGCTCACCCtaagacccttcaccagctcagATGCTAAAGGACTATGCAtgaagctgcagccaggagtCAGGTCCCTCTATAAACCTCTTTGGGATCAGTCCCTGCAGTTCCTTCTTATTGCTGATCACCACTcagtctcttttcttttttatttgcctAATAGAGATGCACCTGCTTGGGAGAAGACGTGAGTACAGGGGCATCCCTGTGGCTGTGTCTGGTGAGCAGGGTACTATAACAGGAGAGGAGCCAGGACCACCACAATATGTGTGAGATGGTGGTGAGTTAAGCAAGCCACACAATTAAAGCATGTGTCTTCAAAGGACCAAGTGGCATAAAAATAACAGGGCTGCATGGCATAAAAACAGCTGGTCCTGAGTCTGAAATATTGCATTATCTGAAGTGTTTGGACAGGCCTGAAAAGGGCTGAGGCCAGTTGTAGCTGTTTGGTTAGAGCGAGTTGGCAGCCTGACTGAGAGTCAGTTACAGGTCCCTCCCTCGCAAGCACTATCTGCCAATATTTGTCAGTTTACAAACAAACAGTATATTAAATCCTATCACAGCCATAAGCTCTGACTCAGTGTTCTTGTTAATCATCATTCAAACGTGCTGCCCAGTGTGGTGGAGATAACCCTACTGCCATAGGCAGAGAAGCTGCTCAGTGGGGAGAGCAAACCCAACAGCAGGCCAATCTTGGGCCAGATTTGGCCTTGCACAACAGGGCGATCTACAGCTAAAGTGTGTCACTTCAGCCCAAGCAGGTGGGGAAGCAAAGACAAGAGCCTCTCATGAGACCTGACTCAGGGTTGTCCGCCCAGCTGCTGTTACAACTGCACTAATTATCAGACAGCCTAAATGGATTTGTACAAGGCACTCCCTTCTGCAGTCACAAAcacaaagggaataaaaaagaCTTTTCAAAAGCATATACAAAGTTAgacattttcctgcttttaattGTACTGGCAGGAGGAGACTGCTGCAGCCCTGTAGGGCAGCCGGcgtccctccctgcagctggaccAGCATGCCTACCCATGCCCCCACCGTTGCCTCACAGCTCTTCCTTCAGGAGGTCACTTTTagtaacaaacaaaaacaaaccccaaaggAAGCACAGTCTCCCTGTAGTCACACTGTGCCCCATGGCTGGCCAGATATTTTTGGATGAGGACGTTGTCTCCAGCTCCAAAGCACATTAGAGTTCACTGCCCAAGGACTTGGCAGGGCCCAGTCCGGCCTCTCACCACAGAAATCCCCATTTCCTAACAGCATGAGTCAGCCAAAGCACACTATACCCTTCCCTGGTTTTGCATCATGCTGCCAGTTTGAAGCTAAGCCTCTGACATAGCCCAGTACAGTCTGTTGGGCTGTTGGAAAGCTTGACCCAGAGCTCTCTCtcaaacagaaatgtttgctCTGCTTCAGCCCCGCAGCATCTCCTGCTATTGCATTGCCCTATCTCCACTGCctgacaggcagcagcagtacaggagatttaaaaaagaaattccacATCTGCAGCTTCCATTGTCCAGTTCCCTTCCTGCCTCTGAGAGAAACGTAActgctgcaagaagaaaaaaaaagaaaccatttccttttctttgttctccAACAGAAAAACAGGCTATTGAGCACGCTTGCAGTTGTGGAGACGGGAAACTCTGAGGtaaacaaattaaattcctttctTGTAATTGGGATAATAAAACCACAGTGGCCTCATCTGGGCATCTCAGGAactaaatatctgaaaaaatagTCCCTTATCTGTTGGTGTCCTGAGCAGGTTTTGCTCAAACACTTTTCAGTTCCCTTTTCTCTGGATTGTCTGATGCTCTACCTGGCCCCGCACTGTGCTGAGGACAGGCTGATTCTTTTGGGCTGCTTCTAGGTATCTGGGCAAGTGAAATACAGGCCTGTGTCAACACAGCctggcagaaagcagaaattaatttaatgcatGCAAGTTtggcagggaaaacaaaaccacccaacCCACATCTGTGACATTTCCATGATACCCAGTGTAGCTGGTAATTGCTTCATGGATTAAACCAAAATGCTGATGcgtgagggaaaaaaatgaccCAAAACTTGCTGAAGAACTCTGTAGTCTAACTAATATAATAAGAGAAGCTGTACTATTAGCAACGATAAAAAACTGGTAAGCTGACAAAAATGACAAGCTATATTTTCTGATGTTCTTTGACATAGCaaattattagatttttttttcctttttttggaaGGAAGCAGGCTTGTCAGCCCTGAAAAAAGACTGTAAAATGAGCTCACAAAGACCTGGAATTTTGAAGTCTGTTACCTAGGGGCTCTTTTATTTGCCTGCAGGTTTTGAGTCTCTAGAACACACttatgaaacattttcaagCTTGTCTCCGCAGCCAGGTGGgtggctggaaaactgcattgttttaaaataaaagttgagATCATCACATAATTACTTTTCCGTAGGATGTGAGCTTTTAATGAAATATCCAGTAGCACCAGATCTTAATGAAATCATAGCCATCTTGACACACTGAATTTAAATTTGACACACtgaatttaaatttgttttcctgcaaaacCAAATTCTgtcattgtattttaaatgggTGAACATACAATAGATACCTATAGTTTTAttaggaagaaaggaagatagaaaggaaggaagacagaaaggatAATTGATTTTGAAGCAAATTTCATGTTCTTTATGGAGTAAAAATCTGATATAGATCCTATGGctcagttttattaaaaaatgtattaatgtaGTAAGGAATTGTTCAAATCTTTAAGCATAGCCTTTTCTAAAATGCTGGGAAGTTCAACCCATACTCTTTTGGAAGGAATTGTCATTCGTTATCTAGGTGTTGTAATAAACACCCAGTTGAATGAGAATGCAGAAACCACCCACCCCTTCCTCTGACAGGATCAATGATTTCAGTAAAAGGGTTAATTTGTTTCaatttcagcagaaagcagcagtcatGCTGGAGAAATATTCACTACAAATACAACTGCAGCTATTGAGCCTTGTGTGTGTTCCTTGTGCTGTTCCTTTCCTCTCAAGTAAATAAAGGGGTTTTAAAGTGTCAGTGCCATGCAGATTGCCAAAGATATCCTCTGGTCTTAGTGCTAAGGATGCAAATGTTTAGGTTTTAAACTACTTTGTAGTGGTTTGTTGATCTTGCAGCTATTCTGAAATACTAAGTCAAATTTCAAAGGCAAATTGAGATTTAGGAGATGTGACACAAGACAggaacaattttaaaagaaactttagATTTcctgttaatttgtttttaattatggTGCTGTTAACAGCATTTAATGCCCGTGTGTCCCTGGAGCTTTCCTGGAATGTTTTATTAAGGTCCCATGTGGAGCTGCTGGATCACCTGACCCATGAAGAATTGGACCTGGAGGGGAATGACTGCCTACACAGGGGCTTCAACAAGAGCTTTGGCAGGCAGTTTTTCTGCTGACTTCTTGACAGAAGACAAGCTCAAACTATCCATTGCaaggaataaaaagagagagatttgaTGTTGTGTGTGTACGTAGACTAGAAATGGCAGGCTCAGTTCCTCTCAATACTCAGTGTCCAGCAGCAACTGTCATGTTGCATGGAAATACAagaagttttatttgttttctgtgaaccTGCAGTAGCATTTTGAAATTCCAGAATATGCATAAATGAGTGGTTGGTCGGTTGCTGCTTCTGCCACAATTTCCCTGTGCGTGCACAAGCCAAATAGCTAGTCTGTCTGGCTATACTAGAGACAAAACCCGATCTGGCACCACAGTATTGCCTGTGTCCTCTGGGGCACTGGTTCATCTCATGCCCATGATCATTTTTTCTGGCTACTGCAGAAATGTCTTCTCTTAGGTGCTTGCCCACTCCTCTGCAAGAAAAGGAGAACTTAGCACATGATCATGCCCTGGGACACAACACTGACCCACAGGAGTACACTGAGGGCCCTGTCCTGTTTATTTAGTCATCAAAGCCTGCATGTCTtagccttctcctcctcctaTGGCCAGCGTGGTGACAGATTTGACActgtttataaatatatttgaagtCATTGCATGGAGGATGCCATTGCAGTATAGAAAACATTTGCAGTTCTATTATTCATCGTTACATTTAATCACACAGTCACATCTACATTCATAAACACCCATAAAATAGCTTGTTAGCAATATGGACATTTGCTAGATGCTACTTGTCTGTGGCTTTCTGAATcaatctgaaagaaataattggAACAGCTAATGAAACAGGATGAAGTTGCTTTCAGTATAACTGCTGCCAGATCACTTCTGCCACAGGTACTTCTTGTCACTGAGTTCTTGAAAgttattttgttacattttgaatgcataataagaaagaaaacagcaattcttcaaagcagaagaaagaaactgaattcTCCTTGGCTAAATCTAATCAGAGCtaaaaagaagtgtttcttGGCCTGTCTCACAGGAGTAAAGTCTAAGTATCCACCACATGCCTTCTCAGTTGGCCTGTTATGCAGAGTGCATCAATagtcttccttccttccttccttcctgcctgcctgcctgcctgcctgcctgcctgccttctcctccccaaCAGTGCATCCTAGAACCTCAACACCTTTTCTAAAATTGTTGCTCAAATCAGCAGGGTTTTCTTAAAGATTCGTGGGTGCAGACAGCCCAAAAATAAGCATGACTCTACGGTCTGCTAGCAGAACTCCCAGTCCCTCCTTCAAAGACTGTTtaagtattttacatttaatgGGTCACTGTCATTACCTActgccctggtttgagccaggatgaaacctgttttgttttttttcttcagttaactctcttttaagcactaggttttccagctagtgaactgataaCACCTGAATGTTTAtattactgctgagagaccaaggtcactttgctctacttgttgaatctaCTACTTTGGACCCTAAAGGAGCAGATCAGTTGTATCTACAACCCTTCCGTAGGGAGGAGcggactagacagatggcaaaattggcgAACTGAAGTATTCCATCTGTATTTACATGGCTgttggtataaattcagggatcatggaaatCAAgccccttcttcttccctcctcatctgtccatggctggtgtccaggga
This Apus apus isolate bApuApu2 chromosome 2, bApuApu2.pri.cur, whole genome shotgun sequence DNA region includes the following protein-coding sequences:
- the LRRC30 gene encoding leucine-rich repeat-containing protein 30, which encodes MGTGHSKNKRRRSMVFLRKSSKLPAWEDALLSGKEPKSLLKRGLHYVSLSLIMKGMTSTPDFLWGLREVQKLNLSRNQLVMIPPSLAKLDRLVVLNLGGNCLKCLPKEIGLLRNLKVLFVNMNCLTEVPAELSLCRKLEVLSLSHNCISQLPLSFTDLTNLRKLNLSNNRFVQIPLCVFALRSLDFLHLGSNKLESIAESVQYLVSLQIFIVENNKIRSLPRSLCFLTTLELLNVDYNAIQTLPDDLYLLRRLPRIAWNPMDKGLHVAHNPLSRPLPEVVEGGLNVLFSYLRERKEHS